The following coding sequences lie in one Miscanthus floridulus cultivar M001 chromosome 9, ASM1932011v1, whole genome shotgun sequence genomic window:
- the LOC136479949 gene encoding uncharacterized protein, with translation MTFISSILSLNGSNYNTSREKLEIALALSNNDLALISSCPTKPVDLVREANETDAAFATRQRDHAEVRMKYDLDCAKWNSSNRRCLMVIKGSIEDPIRGSIPECTTTTEYLKKVESQFTSSSKAYASTLIKKLVNEKYSGGGIREHILKMGNMTSKLKPMDLGLKDEFLIHLIFASLCKKYETFVMNYNLQLDKWNIEKLIAMCVQEEERLKSSHGDLANHVKENKRKNLYNKKDKP, from the coding sequence ATGACGTTTATCTCGTCCATTCTGTCTCTCAATGGGAGCAACTACAACACATCGCGAGAGAAGCTTGAGATAGCACTTGCGCTCTCTAACAATGATCTAGCACTTATCTCTTCGTGTCCCACTAAACCAGTGGACCTAGTAAGAGAAGCAAATGAGACTGATGCAGCTTTCGCTACTCGGCAACGTGACCATGCAGAAGTGAGAATGAAGTATGATCTTGATTGTGCGAAGTGGAATAGTTCAAATCGCAGGTGTTTGATGGTGATTAAGGGCTCCATTGAGGATCCAATAAGGGGATCAATCCCAGAATGTACCACCACCACCGAGTATctcaagaaggtggagagtcagtttactagctcttcaaaggcttatgcaagcactctaattaagaagttagtcaatgagaaatactctggtggggggattagagagcacatattgaagatggGCAACATGACATCTAAGCTCAAGCCAATGgacttggggctcaaggatgagttcctaattcatttgatttttgcttctttgtgcAAAAAGTATGAGACTTTTGTTATGAACTATAACTTACAGCTAGATAAGTggaacattgagaagctcattgcaatgtgtgtgcaagaagaggagaggcttaagAGCTCACATGGTGACCTAGCTAACCATGTGAAGGAAAATAAAAGGAAGAACTTGTACAACAAGAAAGACAAACCATAA